The following proteins are co-located in the Chryseobacterium daecheongense genome:
- a CDS encoding excinuclease ABC subunit UvrA, translating to MKDIIVTKARQNNLKNISLKIPKNKITVFTGVSGSGKSSLVFETIGAEAQRQINETQNSFIRNRLQHFGVPNVDKIENLNVPFIINQKRLGGNARSTVGTATDIYASLRLLFSRVGEPFVGYSNVFSFNNPQGMCPECEGLGFVQTVNTETLFDKNKSLNEGAIRFPTFQPGGWRLTRYIHSGYFDNDKKLKDYTKNEWELLLNAEEHTPKHPSKEWGKTVKYKGVIPRIENSFLKKDSKENITRKETLKKVIITKDCPVCKGKRLNPKVLSCKIADKNIADCTALSVDELLVFIQSIPSKTYSSILSELEKKLQNLIDIGLQYLTLDRQTDTLSGGESQRVKMVKQLGNSLVDLLYIFDEPSIGLHPKDIDHIVDIIKKIRDKGNTVLIVEHDPDLIKIADLVVDMGPASGKNGGEIMYQGTFKNLKTAKSKTGIYFSKIPDYNKNPQSAKGFIEIKNGSMFNVQNIDIKIPKGVMTVVTGVAGSGKSTLINKILPLFYPELTVIDQSVFTASSRSNLLTYLNLSNTVRKLFAESNNVSDKLFSRNGEGACPNCKGLGIEKVDLAFMDDIEQPCEVCQGSGYKPEVLQYHYHKKNIAEVMDMTVLEALSFFPKQGFGHELTLLIKLGLDYLTLGQRLDSFSGGERQRLKLTKELNHTARVIVLDEPSTGLHPIDNEKLLLFFEELVNKDNTLIVIEHNLDIIAQADWIIDIGPGAGKLGGKIMFEGTVEHLLSASQSQTSKYLKKHLHGK from the coding sequence GTATCGGGATCAGGAAAATCTTCCCTTGTTTTTGAAACAATCGGGGCTGAAGCTCAGAGGCAGATCAATGAAACCCAAAATAGCTTCATCAGAAACCGCCTGCAACATTTTGGTGTTCCGAATGTAGATAAAATTGAAAATCTGAATGTTCCATTTATCATCAATCAAAAGAGACTAGGTGGTAACGCCCGTTCTACAGTGGGAACCGCAACCGATATTTATGCTTCTTTACGATTACTTTTTTCAAGAGTCGGTGAGCCTTTTGTGGGATATTCCAATGTATTTTCATTTAATAATCCCCAGGGAATGTGTCCTGAATGCGAAGGTCTTGGATTTGTGCAGACGGTAAATACTGAAACTCTCTTTGATAAAAATAAATCCCTAAACGAAGGTGCTATACGGTTTCCTACCTTTCAACCCGGTGGCTGGCGGCTGACCCGATATATTCATTCCGGATATTTTGACAATGATAAGAAATTAAAGGACTATACAAAAAATGAATGGGAATTATTACTGAATGCTGAAGAGCACACTCCTAAACATCCTTCAAAAGAATGGGGAAAAACGGTGAAGTATAAAGGAGTAATTCCAAGGATTGAAAACTCATTTTTAAAAAAGGACTCAAAAGAGAATATCACCAGAAAAGAAACTCTGAAAAAAGTAATCATTACTAAAGATTGCCCGGTCTGCAAAGGAAAAAGATTGAATCCAAAAGTTTTGTCCTGTAAAATTGCTGATAAAAACATTGCCGATTGTACAGCATTATCAGTGGATGAACTTCTGGTATTCATCCAGTCCATCCCCTCCAAAACCTACTCTTCCATCCTATCGGAGCTGGAAAAAAAACTTCAGAATCTCATCGATATAGGATTGCAGTATCTCACGCTGGACCGGCAGACAGATACTCTGTCCGGAGGTGAATCTCAACGGGTAAAAATGGTAAAACAGTTAGGAAACAGTCTTGTCGATCTGTTGTATATTTTTGATGAACCCAGTATTGGTCTTCATCCCAAAGATATTGACCATATTGTAGACATTATAAAGAAAATCAGAGATAAAGGAAATACAGTATTGATCGTAGAACATGATCCTGATCTTATTAAAATAGCAGACCTTGTCGTAGATATGGGACCTGCATCCGGAAAAAATGGAGGCGAGATTATGTACCAGGGAACTTTTAAGAATCTAAAAACGGCTAAAAGCAAAACCGGAATCTATTTCAGCAAAATTCCAGATTATAATAAAAATCCCCAATCAGCAAAAGGATTTATTGAAATAAAAAACGGAAGTATGTTTAATGTTCAAAATATTGACATAAAAATTCCGAAAGGAGTTATGACGGTTGTAACGGGAGTTGCAGGTTCCGGTAAAAGCACGCTGATCAATAAAATACTCCCTCTTTTTTATCCGGAATTAACCGTCATTGATCAATCTGTTTTTACGGCCAGCAGCCGTTCTAACCTACTTACTTATCTCAATCTTTCCAATACGGTCCGAAAGCTCTTTGCAGAATCAAACAATGTTTCGGATAAACTTTTCAGCCGGAACGGAGAGGGCGCCTGTCCCAATTGTAAAGGTCTGGGAATAGAAAAAGTGGACCTCGCATTTATGGATGATATTGAGCAACCTTGCGAAGTTTGTCAGGGATCAGGATACAAGCCCGAAGTTCTTCAATATCATTATCACAAAAAAAATATTGCTGAAGTGATGGATATGACCGTTTTAGAAGCGCTAAGTTTTTTTCCCAAACAAGGATTCGGACATGAGCTTACCCTGCTGATCAAACTTGGTTTAGATTACCTTACCTTAGGCCAACGGCTCGACAGTTTTTCCGGCGGTGAAAGGCAGCGTCTAAAATTAACCAAAGAATTAAACCATACTGCCAGGGTTATAGTTCTGGATGAACCCAGCACCGGACTTCATCCTATCGACAATGAAAAGTTGCTTTTATTTTTTGAGGAGCTTGTGAATAAAGATAACACCCTTATCGTCATTGAACATAATCTGGATATTATTGCTCAGGCAGACTGGATTATTGACATTGGTCCCGGAGCCGGAAAGTTGGGTGGTAAAATTATGTTCGAAGGGACTGTAGAACATCTTTTATCTGCTTCCCAGTCCCAAACGTCTAAATATCTGAAAAAACATCTCCATGGAAAATAG
- a CDS encoding Crp/Fnr family transcriptional regulator: protein MNNSLILRNISRHISLSDDEANYFNSLLRERKVRKKESILKQQEPCKEISFVHSGLLRAFYLDATGKESTIMFALPDWWITDMYCFVNEKPAMLNIEALEDSIIFQLKKGDLDKLYSTVPKFERFFRIMMQNAYTREQLRIIENLSLSSEERYNAFIRKYPVAAERITQKQIASYLGITPEFLSTIKTNKNKK from the coding sequence ATGAATAACAGCTTAATCTTAAGGAATATATCCCGACATATATCGCTCAGCGATGATGAAGCCAATTACTTCAATTCTTTGTTACGCGAAAGGAAAGTCAGAAAAAAAGAAAGTATCCTGAAACAGCAGGAACCCTGTAAAGAAATCAGCTTTGTTCATTCGGGCCTACTGCGTGCTTTTTATCTGGATGCGACAGGTAAAGAATCCACAATTATGTTTGCCCTTCCTGATTGGTGGATCACTGATATGTATTGTTTCGTTAATGAAAAACCCGCTATGCTGAATATTGAAGCACTTGAGGATAGTATTATTTTTCAATTGAAAAAAGGAGACCTGGACAAATTGTATTCCACGGTTCCGAAATTTGAAAGATTCTTTAGAATCATGATGCAGAATGCTTATACCAGGGAACAGCTCAGGATTATTGAGAATCTCTCCCTGTCTTCAGAAGAACGTTATAATGCCTTTATCCGGAAATATCCTGTGGCGGCAGAACGTATTACCCAAAAGCAAATCGCTTCTTATCTTGGGATCACACCCGAATTTCTAAGTACCATAAAAACCAATAAAAATAAAAAATGA
- a CDS encoding DUF4406 domain-containing protein: MLILIAGPYRSGTHDDPKLIKQNLNKLESAALPIFRKGHIPIIGEWVALPLIHLAGSTKMGDEAWQEIQYPIAHRILEKCDAILRIEGASKGADEDVRIAQERGLKIYYHIEDIPYAEQ, from the coding sequence ATGCTAATATTAATTGCCGGACCTTACCGAAGTGGTACCCACGATGATCCAAAACTCATCAAACAAAATCTGAATAAACTAGAATCAGCAGCATTGCCCATTTTCAGGAAAGGTCATATCCCGATAATCGGTGAATGGGTGGCATTACCACTGATACACCTTGCCGGTTCAACAAAGATGGGTGATGAAGCCTGGCAGGAAATACAATATCCGATTGCCCACAGAATTCTGGAAAAATGTGATGCTATATTACGGATAGAAGGAGCATCCAAAGGAGCTGATGAGGATGTAAGAATTGCTCAAGAAAGAGGACTGAAAATTTATTATCATATAGAAGATATTCCCTATGCAGAACAATAA
- the nudK gene encoding GDP-mannose pyrophosphatase NudK translates to MQNNKVKIIKTEILSDNWYTLKKVTYEKIKNDGSVEIQSREAYDRGNGATILLYNKNTNTVILTKQFRLPTFINGNSTGMLIEACAGLLDDDNPEDCIRRETEEETGYQISRVEKVFESYMSPGSVTEILHFFIAEYSKEMKIADGGGLEEEGEDIEVLELSFGEALQMIDNGEIKDAKTIMLLQYLRVKNIL, encoded by the coding sequence ATGCAGAACAATAAAGTGAAGATCATAAAGACTGAAATCTTATCAGATAACTGGTACACCCTGAAAAAGGTTACCTATGAAAAGATAAAAAACGACGGATCAGTAGAAATCCAAAGCAGAGAAGCTTACGACAGAGGAAACGGTGCCACAATCCTGCTTTACAATAAAAATACAAATACGGTTATTCTGACAAAGCAATTCCGATTACCTACGTTTATTAATGGAAATTCAACAGGAATGCTTATAGAAGCCTGTGCAGGGTTACTGGATGATGACAATCCTGAAGATTGTATCAGAAGAGAAACCGAAGAAGAAACAGGCTACCAGATTTCGCGGGTAGAAAAAGTTTTTGAATCTTATATGTCTCCGGGGTCAGTAACTGAAATTCTTCATTTTTTCATTGCGGAATATTCTAAAGAAATGAAAATAGCAGATGGTGGTGGCCTTGAAGAAGAAGGTGAAGATATTGAAGTGCTGGAGTTATCTTTCGGTGAAGCATTGCAAATGATCGATAACGGGGAGATCAAAGATGCAAAAACAATCATGCTCCTTCAATATCTTCGTGTAAAAAATATTTTGTAG